The Sebastes umbrosus isolate fSebUmb1 chromosome 10, fSebUmb1.pri, whole genome shotgun sequence nucleotide sequence tttcaacattttattattttattttaagttcTGAGGTTTTAACAagagagatgttttttttattattattattttaatccgAAAATATGTGAGAATCAGGTGATAACCCCAGAAATATGAGATAAAAATGGTGAATTCACATGCACATTTTCTCTGCTGGGAGTCGGATTATTGAATTTAACAGAGAATCAgactgtgtgttttctttggtttttatgtttttaatataaaatgtactTTCTGCTTGTTTATGTATATTGAATCTGAATGATTTACACAGTTTATTAGGAACACCTGGTTAAAACTAAATCAGCCTAATCCAACAATAGATcccctttatatatataatttatatatatatatatatgtatacgtgtgtgttgcaggaggagctgctggctgtgatGAGGAGACTCGGAGAGGCTCTGCTGCAGGAGCTGAGGAGGCTGCAGGAGAAGAACCAGGAGCTGAGGAGGCTACAGGAAGTGAACCAGGAGCTGAGGAGGCTGCAGAAGGAGAACCAGGAGCTGAGGAGGCTACAGGAGGAGAATCAGGACCTGAggaggctgcaggaggagaacCAGGAGCTGAggaggctgcaggaggagaacCAGGAGCTAAGAAGGCTGAAGGAGGAGAACCATGAGCTGAggaggctgcaggaggagaacCAGGAGCTGAGGAGGCTACAGGAGGAGAACCAGGAGCTGACGAGGCTGCAGGAAGAGAACCAGGAGATGAGGAGGCTACAGGAAGTGAACCAGGAGCTGAGGAGGCTGCAGAAGGAGAACCAGGAGCTGAGGAGGCTACAGGAGGAGAATCAGGACCTGAggaggctgcaggaggagaacCAGGAGCTGAggaggctgcaggaggagaacCAGGAGCTGAGAAGGCTGAAGGAGGAGAACCATGAGCTGAggaggctgcaggaggagaacCAGGAGCTGAGGAGGCTACAGGAGGAGAACCAGGAGCTGACGAGGCTGCAGGAAGAGAACCAGGAGATGAGGAGGCTACAGGAAGAGAACCAGGAGCTGAGGAGGCTGAAGGAGGAGAACTACGAGCCGATGAAGCTGAAGGAGGAGAACCAGGAGCAGAATTACAGTAAGGACTCAATGAACCAGCGTCATGTGATCAGAGGAGCTGCTACATGTTCATCCTTCCTTCTCTTTCATCTCCCTCTGCAGCAGGAGACGTTCAGGTGGAGCTGAGCCACCAATCAGACGCTCCGACAGGTGACAGCAGCCAATCAAAGCAGACTGGTCCGGCGGGCAGCGGGCGGACCTTCAGCTGCagcgtctgcagcagcagcttctccaGACGGACCAACCTGAGCGCTCACATGCGAGTCCACAGCCGAGAGCGGCCCTTCACCTGCCCCACCTGTGGGAAGGCGTTCTCCGCCCGCAGCAGCGTCCGCGTCCACCAGCTCACCGTGCACAACAAGCAGCGGCCCTACCGCTGTTCTCACTGCGGGAAGGCGTTCGGGACCCGCGGCCACCTCAGGACGCACCAGACGTCGAGCTGGGGGCGCCGCGGCCGGCTGCTCACGTGTTCGTCCTGCGGCGAGACGCTGGCGGCGAAGTGCTGCCTCCGAGAGCACAGACTCACCTGTCAGAAGACAAACAACAGGTTCAGGTGTGTGGAGTGTGGGAAGGAGTTCTCTAAACACAGCTACCTGTCTGCACACCAGAGAGTCCACCTGAAGGACAAACCCTTTAAATGTCCCACGTGCGAGAAAGGATTCACCACGCTCCGCAGCGTCCACGTCCACCAGCTGACCGTCCACAAAGGACTGAGGCCGTTCACCTGCAGCGTCTGCAGGAAGACCTTCAGCCAGCGGAGCGGCCTCAGAGTTCACCAGAAGACGCACACCGGTGAGCGGCCGCACACCTGCGAGCAGTGCGGGAACTGTTTCTCCAGCCGGAGCAGCCTGTCGGTTCACCGCCGCGTCCACACCGGAGAGAAGGCCTTCAGCTGTGACACCTGCGGGAAGAACTTCAGCGTGTCGGCCAACCTTCGCCGCCACCGGCTCGTCCACTCGGGCCGACGGGAGTTCAGCTGCGACGTGTGCGGCAGCAGCTTCACGCAGGCGGGACACCTGAAGGTACACCACGCCGTGCACAGCGGCGA carries:
- the LOC119495533 gene encoding oocyte zinc finger protein XlCOF6-like isoform X1; protein product: MCSSVEQLLEDFLLTVVTEICQRLKHREEEEESKTEEELLAVMRRLGEALLQELRRLQEKNQELRRLQEVNQELRRLQKENQELRRLQEENQDLRRLQEENQELRRLQEENQELRRLKEENHELRRLQEENQELRRLQEENQELTRLQEENQEMRRLQEVNQELRRLQKENQELRRLQEENQDLRRLQEENQELRRLQEENQELRRLKEENHELRRLQEENQELRRLQEENQELTRLQEENQEMRRLQEENQELRRLKEENYEPMKLKEENQEQNYTGDVQVELSHQSDAPTGDSSQSKQTGPAGSGRTFSCSVCSSSFSRRTNLSAHMRVHSRERPFTCPTCGKAFSARSSVRVHQLTVHNKQRPYRCSHCGKAFGTRGHLRTHQTSSWGRRGRLLTCSSCGETLAAKCCLREHRLTCQKTNNRFRCVECGKEFSKHSYLSAHQRVHLKDKPFKCPTCEKGFTTLRSVHVHQLTVHKGLRPFTCSVCRKTFSQRSGLRVHQKTHTGERPHTCEQCGNCFSSRSSLSVHRRVHTGEKAFSCDTCGKNFSVSANLRRHRLVHSGRREFSCDVCGSSFTQAGHLKVHHAVHSGEWAFICNACGKGFRQRSALLVHERSHAGIKPYSCSECGKNFSSSTSLKRHQLAHSGQKAHTCHECGKSFTTAQILKTHLQLHAGNKVFSCDVCGRGYSSLSYLKTHRRSHSEGKLFSCAQCQKTFSTQASAKLHERTHSGEKPYVCEFCGKSFSVSQNLVRHKRVHSGEKPFECSVCGKTFSQNNNLKSHQLVHTGQKPFSCSSCSRSFTSMRSLREHKCVSAQ
- the LOC119495533 gene encoding oocyte zinc finger protein XlCOF6-like isoform X2, giving the protein MCSSVEQLLEDFLLTVVTEICQRLKHREEEEESKTEEELLAVMRRLGEALLQELRRLQEKNQELRRLQEVNQELRRLQKENQELRRLQEENQDLRRLQEENQELRRLQEENQELRRLKEENHELRRLQEENQELRRLQEENQELTRLQEENQEMRRLQEENQELRRLKEENYEPMKLKEENQEQNYTGDVQVELSHQSDAPTGDSSQSKQTGPAGSGRTFSCSVCSSSFSRRTNLSAHMRVHSRERPFTCPTCGKAFSARSSVRVHQLTVHNKQRPYRCSHCGKAFGTRGHLRTHQTSSWGRRGRLLTCSSCGETLAAKCCLREHRLTCQKTNNRFRCVECGKEFSKHSYLSAHQRVHLKDKPFKCPTCEKGFTTLRSVHVHQLTVHKGLRPFTCSVCRKTFSQRSGLRVHQKTHTGERPHTCEQCGNCFSSRSSLSVHRRVHTGEKAFSCDTCGKNFSVSANLRRHRLVHSGRREFSCDVCGSSFTQAGHLKVHHAVHSGEWAFICNACGKGFRQRSALLVHERSHAGIKPYSCSECGKNFSSSTSLKRHQLAHSGQKAHTCHECGKSFTTAQILKTHLQLHAGNKVFSCDVCGRGYSSLSYLKTHRRSHSEGKLFSCAQCQKTFSTQASAKLHERTHSGEKPYVCEFCGKSFSVSQNLVRHKRVHSGEKPFECSVCGKTFSQNNNLKSHQLVHTGQKPFSCSSCSRSFTSMRSLREHKCVSAQ